The Pan troglodytes isolate AG18354 chromosome 19, NHGRI_mPanTro3-v2.0_pri, whole genome shotgun sequence region aaaaaaaaaaaaaaagaggtcaggcaccgtggctcacacctgtaatcccagcactttgggaggccgaggtgggtgaatcacgaggtcaggagatcaagatcatactgggtaacacagtgaaaccgcatctctactaaaactacaaaaaattagccaggcatggtggcgggtgcctgtagccccagctactcgggaggctgaggcaggagaacggtgtgaacccgggaggtggagcttgcagtgagccaagatcgtgccactgcactccagcctgggcgacagagcgagactccgtctcaaaaaagaaagaaagaaagaaggaaagaaaggaaggaaggaaggaaggaaggaaggaaggaaggaaggaaggaaggaaggaagaggacttCAAACAGAGCATACTTAGTTATGGGTCCCCTCCCCACACAGAAAAACTCCCTGGACATCAATGACTTCATCCATTCTGACTGGCAGATAGGCCACATTTCCTGACACCCTGTCTCTTCACCTTAAAAGGGTTAGCTTTCCACCACACCAGCAAAGACCCTCAGGACACACGATTCATATTCCCAGCTGAGCATCTACCCGGAGGTAAGCAGACGCTCAGGCAGCTGGGCCGTCCTTGCCCTAATCCCTCCAGTGGTGTCCACACTGAGCCCTGCAGCACTGGTAGAAGGTGGTCTTTGGCTCATCTGCAGAGTGGGTCTGAAGCTACATGTAGTAAGCACAAGGAGGTTCTCATTGAGGACATGGCTCTGCAGTAGAGTCAACATCCTCCCAGGCAGCTGCTCCCCCAAGCCCATCATCCACTTCTTTCAGCTTTGAGTACTTCCAATTTGTTACCTTGTGGGTGAAGTGCACACAGAGGCACGTGTTGCAGGCGAGGCGGTGGCAGCGCTGTCCCTCCTCCACGATCAGCCCGTCCCTGCAGCCAGGGTAGAACAGCAGCATCATCTCGGACTCTGCTGGCtccagttattattttttttaatgaaacataaATCTGGTATTAACAGTTTGAGAACTTTTAGGAAAGGAATTTGAGGGCAGAGTGGGCACTTCCtggctcttccttcttttcctggaaaccAGTCAGGTTAATGGTTTTAAACTGGAGGTGGCAACAGGCATTGTAGCAACTGTGTGGCCAGAGGATGCCGAGTTCCCCTGAGCACAATTCCACGATGCCCTCCTGATATTACTATtacctctctgcctctccctcttcccactgaCGGTAAGCAGACACAGCCCTCTTCCAGTGAGCTACCCACCCCAGCCCTTCCACTTGCATGCACATGTCTAAAAGAGATGCTGGCTCCCAGATTGACTCCTGGAACTTAAGGCAATTGCAGCTCAATTTCCATCTCACCCTGAGCTCCAGGATGCCAAGATTTAAGCCCTATCATGACCAACGTCTCAGAGAGAGATGGAAACTCCTGATCCCCATCTCACGGTGGGTACCCCAAGATACAGTTTGGCCCAGATAGAAGAGAGAGCTGGCTGCTGCTGTACCTGGTGGTTGCTTTTCCATGTCACTCATCTATCTCTAAGGCTCACCCCACCTGCCACACAGCTTCTGGACTTTTACTGTTCCCTGGTGAATTGGAAATCAGATAATAGGATGGACAAATCAAGGCAGCTCAGCTCACAGAGAAAGCTAGTTGGGgtttgctttctgttttcacATCCTCTAAAACTGTACTgaggatggtgtgtgtgtgtgtgcgtaccTATGTACttggaggagggtgaggaagggGAGGCTGCAGGATTGATTATGACTTATTAAACTATTGGAAAAGAGGCTGAATCATCACAGTCAAAAATAAACAGCTGCAACTCCATGCGACTCCCACTTCTTGCCTGTTCCCCTTTGCTCCCTCACAGCATGTAGGAgagactgtgctgggtcagaccagCAGGTGCTGACTGACGTGGCTACAGCAAGGGGACCACCTGTATGGCCGCTGCACCTCCAAGCTGTGGGACGCAGGGACAGCTGGGACCAGTCGACGTCCACTGGCCCTCTGATGGCTCCTAGGACTGAATCTTGGACTCCAGGTGCGGGTTTACACGCCCTGCGCTCATTGGGAACTGCATGGAGAAGCGCTATCCCCTGAGCCCTTTTTCTCCCTACTCTTAGCCTGgccctgcgccctgcgcccggGGCTGGCCCACGGTAAACACAGCTTTGCTAACTTGTTTGGCTAAGGAAATCACAGAGGTCCCGGTATAAGTCTGGGTCACCCCGGCCGCCACTCCAGCTGCCTAGAATATATGGGTGGAAGGGAATCGACTCCGTGAAATCAGAGGGAAAATAGCGCTTGTCCTTGCCATGAGCCTTGAGGAGACCGAAAACGCTTAACCTTTTACGCCCCCGCAGGCGGGTCCCCTCTCTCCCCGCTCCCCGGCTGTCTGTAAGCTCTGCCTGCGGCCACCCGCAGGCGTTTCAGCCGGTCTCACCCCTGTCCTTCTGCAGGACCCGGGAGGAGGGGTTGGGGGGGCGGAGCGAAGCCGCTGTGACGTAGCGGGAGGGGGGCGTGGGGAAATGTGCCGAGGGGCCCGGGCTGGCTGGGCCAGTCCCAGCAGCGCAGCCACCCATGCGCGCGCGCTCGCAAGACCACCAGCGCCCAGAGCCCCAGTCTGAGGCTTGGCGCCGGGGGTCTGCGGGCGAGGGGAGCTCTCTACGTGCGAGGGGCTAGCGGGAGCCGGCACAAGAGGGTCGAGGAGCCAGGAACCCCAAACGTCCGGCGCCAGGCGCTAGCCAAGCTGCTGCGCGCCCCGGCGCCCAGCTGGCTCGGGGACAGCCGCTGGGTGTCGGAGACCGGAGCTAGCGGATTGCAGCGGAAAAGCAAaggtgagggtgtgtgtgtgtgtgtgtgtgtgtgtgtgtgtgtgtgtgtgagataagAGAGATGGAGGGAGCGAGAAGCGCACTTGGGCACCTGTGTGCATCTGCGCTGATGGTGGTGTGCCCATCCGAGTGCCTGAGCTTAGGTCCCGGTGCGTGATTCTCCGCTCTTGTGCCTTTTGGGGTGATTGTAGTAGGAATGAACGACAACGGGTACCCCTGCCTGAGTAAGGGGGCTGTGGGTAGAGTGTGCTGGAACGGACGTGTCCTCGCAGCCTCATGCCCGTGTGCGTGGCGTGTGCCCTTTAGCCCGAGATTTCAGGTAGCTGCGACGGGTGACAACTTCTCTCCCAGCCCCCTGCAAAAGAGACCTGGCGCGAGGGGAGCGAGGCCGTGAGGTGCCAGCTGGGGCTCCTGCGGGAGCGCACCCGGAGATCCGAGCCTGCCAGAGGCAGGCGGCGGGCGCAGAGCGGAGAAAGAGGGGCTTCTCTCCCTAGACGCTGAACGATCTAGGATCCGTCCCCGTCCCCCACCTCGGGACAGAAAGGACAGTTTGTCTAGGTTTGGAGAGAAAAAACCACTGCATAGCCCGTGCCCGAAAGCCGCTGGCCAAGTCCCCCAAGCGACTGTCTTCTGCGCCCCGATGTCTCTGTCCTCAGCGCCCCCCCACACCCGGCACCCCTGCTGTGCGTTTCGATACTGGGCGTGCTGGCGCCACAATCTCCGCTCTTGCCTCGTCTTCCTGGAAATGGCACAGAGTTCTTTGGGAAACCCTTGCTCTGAGGATCAGCGAGTTGGATGGCCAGGAGGAGGACTTTCTGTGCCAGCCGGGAGCACCGGCTCCGCGGTCCTGACACTCGCCCCTCCATTTCTCAACCCCGTAGGCCAGCACCGCCCCGGCTTTTCCCAGGCGCTCACGCGCCGCGGTGGCCCTCAGGGGCTTTTGTCACCCTGCCAGTGGGGGCTCTCGCTCTAGCCGCACAGAGACCAAGCCGGGTTCTGCAGGCCCTGAGGGAGGCGGGGGGTGGGAAGTGAATGCGGGAAACATGATGGGGAGAGGAGAAACTGAAGCTGAGTAGGATTTAGGACCTCCCCTGATGTCGGGTCGCCATCCCAACACTCATTTCTTGGGCTGGTAATCACAGCCCCTATGTAaaaggggcggggtgggggggggcagGTGCGTGAGACCATTCTCACCCTCCTCTCTACAGAGCCTGGACATGGTTCAGAGGAAACCAACCACTAGCCATTTCCAGCATCTAACAATTCTTGGGCTGGAAAAACAAAGAATGCAGAAAATGAAACTTCCTTGTACATTTAATTTAACCACAATTCAACTAGAATTGGCTGCCTGGCATTGGAATATTCTTTctctgaaacaaaaatgaaacagaagtCTCTGGAAGACCTTAAGCGGCTGACTTCTTTGTTAAATAAGACTCCCCATGATTTAAGCTCATTTCTTGCTTACAGGAGCCGTCCCACTCTCAGCCGGCTCCCTAgcctcccacctccaccaccttcACCAAGACTCTGAACCCTGTCTGTTGCTACCATTAAGCAATTCTGTCCTGTTGACTGAAACTCCAGTTAAAATGACCGAGTTAGGGCTGGAAAGCAACACTCAACCCTCCCTTATACTCCCTGCACCATCGTCGTTCCTAGCCCAAAAACTCTTAGACAGGGGCTCTGCCAACCCAGGGGGATTCCGTGTTACTCAGACATTGGAGTGTGACCATTCATGTTATATAGATGGGCCCCTGGAAATCCCCATGATAAGGTACACTCTGATTGCAGGCAGCTTGAATAGGATTCTGGCTCTGTAGAATGAAACCAACTGACAAGATGGTTAGAAGTGATAACGAAACTACCCAAGTTAATCCAGGGATACTAACCACAGTTTCTGTACAGCTTCTGTTTTAATTGCTGCCAGTCTATGCTTTTTTACGCAATGCAGACATGAAATTCCAGGTGCCTCAAATACTTCACAAAATGGTCAGCCACAAAGCCCAGATCTCACTTCACAGACAGTTGTGTGGTAGGGAAATGAGCACAGAAGGAACGAGCAATGCACCTGGCAGTTCAGAATCAATCAGAAGCAAAGGTGAGCAAGGATCCTCAAGTACTTGTTGCTGGCCAAGTCTCCTTTAACTCATCTGCAGTCTTTCCAAGGATTAAGAAGTAATCTTCCATCTACACCCAGGCACCAGGAAAAGGACCTAGCTCAGGGGAAATGTGTCAGCCAAGTGAATTAGTCCCACTCTGCTGAACACACCACCCTCTGAACATCTCGCCTCTTCCTTGATTGGCCTCTTTGCTGTCCTCCTGCTTCACTCTTCATATACCCAAGACCCAGCTCAAACATTTCTCTTTGGAAGCCTCCTCTGAGTCCCCCAGGAAAGGAAGGCATTCTTAAGTCCTTCGTTTCTCTCTCGTGCAATGCCCACCCTATATGAGCTGGCTTCCTTTCCCATCTCCCCTTTTAAATTATCACCTCCTAGAGGGCACTGGCCAAGTTTGTTCATTTCTACATCCCTGCTGTCAGCACAAAGAAGCCTCCTCTCCAGGCCCCCAACCCCCGTGATATTTTTTGAATGGCTGTATATCAATCATTTAATTATGGGATGAACTATTGTTTCAGATCTTAAGCCAAGCCAATAGTGCTCCAattattttctcagcaaggaagtAACACGGGAGTCAGTTGCTTCAAACCAAAGCCCAGTTATCAGCCGTTCGGTCTCTAGGCCACTGAGGAGCAGAGGGGATGCCTTGAGACGTGCAAAAGACTTGGGGCCAGGTGGCCTGTGTTCACATCCCAGCTCCACCAATTATGTACAAGAGAATGGAGTGAGCTTCTTAAACTgtcttaagcctcagtttccacatctctaAAATAGGGGTAATTATCCTACCACCTAGGACAGTTGGGGAGATCAAGGGAATCGTGAGTGTGAATGAATTATATCAGTACTGGAAGCCTTCTGCTTACTTCTGTGAAAGAGCTTGTGTCCCACACCTGCTTCCCGTTTTTGTCCGTAATTAGAAAATGGCAGGCAAATTCTCTGGAGTGTTACAGCACTTGGGAGCAGCATCCCCTTAGGGACTTTGGGAAAGAGCTCTTGAGGAAGTCAAGCATTAGGtattggaaaacaaaaatagaagaaaaacaaaaaataaactgaagcctacatttcaaaaatgaaagcaaaccagacttttatttttaatactgaaGACTATAAATTGTTTCACCACGTAGGTAGATTTCAATAAATCAGAGATAATGAGATGGTAGAGCAAAACATGGGGGGAAACAACTTACGAGGTTCCCATTATGAGCCCAATGCAAGGCTAGGCATTTTCACATACATTCCATCATTTAACCTTCATGACACCCCCATGTGAAGAAATAAGAGTCAGAACCATTAAGGACCAGGCATGTGGTCACACGGGCTCAGCCGTGGAACCCGGTTTGTTCTACCTCTAGAGTCTGGGTTTTTTCCACTATGGCATTTTCAGAACGGAAAGACTCCAAGGCGGTCAGCAAGTCAGCATAGATTTCCTGGTAGGGAAGAGGCCAGGAATGTCAGTGTCAGACCCTTCTGAGGTCAGGCGCTGAACTTCTCCAAGCTCTGCCTTTCTGCAGTTTAAATCAGTCAACTTCTTAGGGGTCAAAGTATGTGCTTTTTGAAGCCACAGCCCTCCCCGACATGTGCGTCAGCAGATGATGGCTGAACCCAAACCCTTCCCTACTATTGGAAAAACAACTCAAAAAGTCTGCACACTGATGAGGAACTCTAGAGCTTAATGTTGATGTGGaaagataatacatttttcaATTTAAGAGTATGTCTGAGAGGCTAAACCAGAAATGTGTAAATTTGGTGAGAGTTTAAACAGCTTGTGACCGACGGGCcaatcttccttttttccttccagatGTCACACTGGATCCTTGGCCTCCAGGGTCCATTAAGGTGAGAATAAGATCTCTGGGCTGGCTGGAACTAGCCTAAAACTGAAAAGCAGCCATGGACATGGCGGATGAGCCACTCAATGGAAGCCACACATGGCTATCCATTCCATTTGACCTCAATGGCTCTGTGGTGTCAACCAACACCTCAAACCAGACAGAGCCGTACTATGACCTGACAAGCAATGCAGTCCTCACATTCATCTATTTTGTGGTCTGCATCATTGGGTTGTGTGGCAACACACTTGTCATTTACGTCATCCTCCGCTATGCCAAGATGAAGACCATCACCAACATTTACATCCTCAACCTGGCCATCGCAGATGAGCTCTTCATGCTGGGTCTGCCTTTCTTAGCTATGCAGGTGGCTCTGGTCCACTGGCCCTTTGGCAAGGCCATTTGCCGGGTGGTCATGACTGTGGATGGCATCAATCAGTTCACCAGCATCTTCTGCCTGACAGTCATGAGCATCGACCGATACCTGGCTGTGGTCCACCCCATTAAGTCGGCCAAGTGGAGGAGACCCCGGACGGCCAAGATGATCACCATGGCTGTGTGGGGAGTCTCTCTGCTGGTCATCTTGCCCATCATGATATATGCTGGGCTCCGGAGCAACCAGTGGGGGAGAAGCAGCTGCACCATCAACTGGCCAGGTGAATCTGGGGCTTGGTACACAGGGTTCATCATCTACACTTTCATTCTGGGGTTCCTGGTACCCCTCACCATCATCTGTCTTTGCTACCTGTTCATTATCATCAAGGTGAAGTCCTCTGGAATCCGAGTGGGCTCCTCTAAGAGGAAGAAGTCTGAGAAGAAGGTCACCCGAATGGTGTCCATCGTGGTGGCTGTCTTCATCTTCTGCTGGCTTCCCTTCTACATATTCAACGTTTCTTCCGTCTCCATGGCCAtcagccccaccccagcccttaAAGGCATGTTTGACTTTGTGGTGGTCCTAACCTATGCTAACAGCTGTGCCAACCCTATCCTATATGCCTTCTTGTCTGACAACTTCAAGAAGAGCTTCCAGAATGTCCTCTGCTTGGTCAAGGTGAGCGGCACAGATGATGGGGAGCGGAGTGACAGTAAGCAGGACAAATCCCGGCTGAATGAGACCACGGAGACCCAGAGGACCCTCCTCAATGGAGACCTCCAAACC contains the following coding sequences:
- the LOC744496 gene encoding LOW QUALITY PROTEIN: DNA-directed RNA polymerase III subunit RPC10 (The sequence of the model RefSeq protein was modified relative to this genomic sequence to represent the inferred CDS: substituted 2 bases at 2 genomic stop codons) — translated: MMLLFYPGCRDGLIVEEGQRCHRLACNTCLCVHFTHKVTNWKYSKLKEVDDGLGGAAAWEDVDSTAEPCPQXEPPCAYYMXLQTHSADEPKTTFYQCCRAQCGHHWRD
- the SSTR2 gene encoding somatostatin receptor type 2 — translated: MDMADEPLNGSHTWLSIPFDLNGSVVSTNTSNQTEPYYDLTSNAVLTFIYFVVCIIGLCGNTLVIYVILRYAKMKTITNIYILNLAIADELFMLGLPFLAMQVALVHWPFGKAICRVVMTVDGINQFTSIFCLTVMSIDRYLAVVHPIKSAKWRRPRTAKMITMAVWGVSLLVILPIMIYAGLRSNQWGRSSCTINWPGESGAWYTGFIIYTFILGFLVPLTIICLCYLFIIIKVKSSGIRVGSSKRKKSEKKVTRMVSIVVAVFIFCWLPFYIFNVSSVSMAISPTPALKGMFDFVVVLTYANSCANPILYAFLSDNFKKSFQNVLCLVKVSGTDDGERSDSKQDKSRLNETTETQRTLLNGDLQTSI